A single genomic interval of Phycisphaerae bacterium harbors:
- a CDS encoding family 78 glycoside hydrolase catalytic domain — protein MWPTRLRCEYLIDPVGIDAVTPRLSWVLQSEERGQRQTAWQVLVGSRPDVLSEDRGDLWDSGKVDSDRTSHVEYAGGPLVSRMRCFWKVRVWDKVGRPSRWSDVAQWSMGLLARGDWEAQWIAYDDPAPPPPMDRHYGYLSRLGKSADEGKWVQIDLGEDHTIDTVHLYPARPIAQALGFPVYGWQPSSPGFLFPIRFRIEAARNADFSDGELVVDRTLVDVPNPGLDAQIHRFAPIAARFVRLTVTRMVDRVGGNFGFALAEMEVYAGSRNVAKDAAVTAFDSVETGGWSKAYLVDGRRGDGEGIDELFEWPATMVRKEFAIRGPVKRAAVSVTGLGLYELRINGRKVGDHILAPEWTRYQNRIQYQTYNVTDLLHEGLNAVGAQMNGGWWTGPITVETVLKDPRFCLLMRLDIEVADGSTQTIVTDQSWQATNDGPIRRAGIYFGETYDGTKEMLGWDEPGFVAAGWSPVRVLPHADQSERAGLVGQCNEPIRVVRELRPVQITEPMPGVYVFDLGQNMAGWCRLKADAPRGARITVRHAEVLNEDGTLCTANLRGAAQVNEYIWPGGQRELEPHFTYHGFRYVEVTGLTAPPDEDTLLGRVFHSSARDSGEFSCSNELINRIMHCVQWVQRANMPSVPTDCPQRTERMGFTGDILAFSQTAIYNMDMAGFFTKWIPDLRDSQLEDGRFPNLAPHPADMEWLRWTNVEFVPAWSDAGVVIPWRVYLNYGDRRILEEQYEAARRWVEFVRSRNPDHLWRNDRGGDYGDWLHGDMTNLEDYPRGVSAMPLEAFATAFYADSARTLARMAGVLDRKDEAVGYTRLFEDIKVAFCRRYVDADGRIEGDTQGGYALALQLDLIDESLRPKATEHLVEAIRQYKDHLSTGFLTTHLAMLVLSRYGRHSEAYRLINLRTVPSWGYMVERGATTIWERWDGYVAERGFQSPNMNSFSHWAFGSVGEWVWRELAGINPDESCPGYQHFVIRPRPCGDLRWVKARYDSIRGPIVCEWRIVDGRFELEVEVPANTTATVHVPATRPEAVTEGAGPAAKAEGVRFIGIDGSAAVFGVESGRYRFQSERHGECA, from the coding sequence ATGTGGCCGACCCGGTTGCGGTGCGAGTATTTGATCGATCCGGTTGGCATCGATGCCGTCACGCCGCGTCTGAGTTGGGTTCTCCAATCCGAAGAGCGGGGGCAGAGGCAGACGGCCTGGCAGGTGCTGGTCGGCTCACGTCCCGACGTTCTGTCCGAGGACCGGGGTGATTTATGGGACAGCGGCAAGGTGGATTCCGATCGGACGAGTCATGTGGAATACGCCGGCGGGCCACTCGTTTCGCGAATGCGGTGTTTCTGGAAGGTTCGGGTGTGGGACAAGGTCGGTCGGCCGTCCCGGTGGAGCGACGTTGCCCAATGGTCGATGGGCCTGCTTGCCCGCGGTGACTGGGAAGCCCAGTGGATCGCGTACGACGATCCGGCGCCGCCACCGCCGATGGACCGGCATTACGGTTATTTGTCCCGGCTCGGCAAATCGGCTGATGAAGGCAAATGGGTGCAGATCGATCTGGGTGAAGACCATACCATCGACACCGTGCATCTCTATCCGGCGCGACCCATCGCCCAGGCTCTCGGTTTTCCGGTTTATGGCTGGCAGCCCAGTTCGCCGGGGTTCCTGTTTCCGATACGGTTCAGAATCGAGGCGGCCCGCAATGCTGATTTCTCCGATGGCGAACTCGTCGTCGATCGGACCCTTGTCGATGTGCCCAATCCCGGCCTGGACGCCCAGATTCATCGATTTGCGCCGATTGCGGCCCGTTTTGTACGGTTGACGGTTACCCGGATGGTCGATCGTGTCGGCGGGAATTTCGGATTTGCCCTGGCGGAGATGGAGGTATATGCCGGTTCGCGGAACGTGGCGAAAGACGCCGCTGTAACCGCGTTCGATTCCGTGGAGACGGGAGGCTGGTCGAAGGCTTATCTGGTCGATGGTCGGAGGGGGGATGGGGAAGGGATAGACGAACTTTTTGAATGGCCGGCGACGATGGTCCGCAAGGAGTTTGCCATCCGAGGACCAGTGAAGCGGGCCGCGGTGTCCGTGACCGGCCTTGGGCTGTACGAGTTGCGCATCAACGGGCGAAAGGTCGGCGATCATATTCTTGCTCCGGAGTGGACCCGCTACCAGAACCGCATACAATACCAGACCTACAACGTTACCGATTTGTTGCACGAAGGGCTTAACGCCGTCGGCGCTCAGATGAACGGCGGCTGGTGGACGGGGCCGATTACCGTTGAAACGGTTCTGAAGGATCCCCGGTTCTGCCTCCTGATGCGCTTGGATATCGAGGTGGCGGACGGCTCCACTCAAACCATTGTGACGGATCAGTCCTGGCAGGCGACCAACGACGGTCCGATTCGTCGGGCCGGGATATACTTCGGTGAGACGTACGACGGGACCAAAGAAATGCTCGGCTGGGATGAACCCGGTTTTGTCGCCGCTGGATGGTCGCCGGTGAGAGTTCTGCCGCACGCCGACCAATCCGAAAGGGCAGGTCTTGTGGGCCAATGCAACGAACCGATTCGCGTGGTCAGGGAACTTCGGCCGGTGCAGATAACCGAGCCCATGCCGGGCGTGTATGTTTTTGACCTCGGCCAGAACATGGCCGGTTGGTGCCGGTTGAAGGCCGATGCTCCACGAGGGGCGAGAATCACCGTTCGGCATGCCGAGGTTCTCAACGAGGACGGGACGCTTTGCACCGCCAACCTTCGCGGCGCCGCCCAGGTTAATGAATATATCTGGCCCGGCGGCCAGAGAGAATTGGAGCCGCACTTCACCTATCATGGTTTTCGGTATGTGGAAGTTACGGGTTTGACCGCACCGCCGGATGAAGACACCCTCCTCGGCCGGGTGTTTCATTCTTCCGCTCGCGATTCCGGTGAGTTTTCCTGCTCCAACGAATTGATCAACAGGATCATGCATTGCGTGCAGTGGGTTCAGCGGGCCAACATGCCCAGCGTGCCCACCGATTGCCCGCAGCGGACCGAACGCATGGGTTTCACGGGGGATATCCTCGCCTTTTCACAAACCGCCATCTACAACATGGACATGGCCGGGTTCTTCACCAAGTGGATACCCGATCTTCGCGATTCTCAGCTTGAGGACGGTCGGTTTCCCAATCTTGCCCCTCATCCGGCCGACATGGAATGGCTGCGCTGGACCAATGTCGAGTTCGTGCCTGCCTGGAGCGACGCCGGGGTGGTGATCCCGTGGCGGGTATATCTCAACTACGGCGATCGGCGGATCCTCGAAGAGCAGTATGAGGCCGCCCGAAGGTGGGTTGAGTTTGTTCGCAGCCGGAATCCGGATCATCTCTGGCGGAACGACCGCGGCGGCGACTATGGGGACTGGCTTCACGGCGATATGACGAACCTGGAGGATTATCCGCGTGGGGTCAGCGCCATGCCCCTGGAGGCGTTCGCCACGGCCTTTTATGCCGATTCGGCCCGGACCCTGGCCAGAATGGCCGGCGTCCTGGATCGAAAAGACGAGGCTGTCGGATATACCCGGCTCTTCGAGGACATCAAGGTTGCGTTCTGTCGGCGATACGTCGATGCCGACGGCCGCATTGAGGGTGATACTCAGGGAGGCTATGCGCTGGCGCTGCAACTTGACCTGATCGACGAGTCGCTGCGACCCAAGGCGACAGAACACTTGGTGGAGGCGATTCGGCAATACAAAGACCACCTGTCTACGGGGTTTCTGACAACTCATCTGGCGATGCTCGTGCTGTCTCGCTATGGTCGCCACAGCGAAGCCTATCGACTCATCAACCTTCGCACGGTTCCATCCTGGGGATATATGGTCGAACGGGGTGCGACGACGATCTGGGAACGGTGGGACGGGTACGTCGCCGAACGCGGATTTCAGAGCCCGAACATGAACTCATTCAGCCATTGGGCGTTTGGTTCGGTGGGCGAATGGGTGTGGCGGGAGTTGGCGGGGATCAATCCGGATGAGAGTTGCCCGGGCTACCAGCACTTCGTTATCCGGCCGCGGCCGTGCGGGGACCTGCGGTGGGTCAAGGCGCGGTACGATTCGATCCGCGGGCCGATTGTCTGCGAGTGGAGGATCGTGGATGGTCGGTTCGAATTGGAGGTCGAGGTGCCCGCCAACACGACGGCCACGGTGCACGTGCCGGCGACCAGGCCGGAGGCGGTAACGGAAGGGGCAGGGCCTGCGGCGAAGGCGGAGGGGGTACGGTTCATTGGCATCGATGGTTCTGCGGCGGTGTTCGGCGTCGAATCGGGGCGCTACCGCTTCCAGTCCGAGAGGCACGGAGAGTGCGCATGA
- a CDS encoding alpha/beta hydrolase: MVSPQGREHYQRLCEGRPFGSDGFDLAALRQCMAIRREPADPAVRCIPTRIDQTPCQWVLAPNADPDLRLLYLHGGGYVSGSGDFYLAMAAHISAAAGCAILLPDYRLAPEHPFPAGLEDCIQAHRWLTRNAPDGPASARATFIAGDSAGGGLTLAVMLALRDRGLTPPKGGIAISPFTDLTLSGESIRSQADRDPIMHPDCLPDFVKCYAAEADLRNPLASPLFGDYTGVPALLIQVGEHEIIRDDSVRAAARAQADGAAVTLEVWPGMFHVFASHEPLLPEGRASIDHIAAFMRSCLNA; this comes from the coding sequence ATGGTTTCACCACAGGGCCGCGAGCATTATCAGAGACTGTGCGAAGGCCGGCCGTTCGGGTCCGACGGGTTCGATCTCGCGGCACTTCGCCAGTGCATGGCCATCCGCCGCGAGCCCGCCGACCCCGCCGTCCGCTGCATCCCAACCCGCATCGACCAGACACCGTGCCAGTGGGTGCTCGCCCCGAACGCGGACCCTGACCTGCGGCTGCTGTACCTCCACGGCGGCGGCTACGTCTCAGGCTCCGGCGACTTCTACCTCGCAATGGCCGCCCACATCTCAGCCGCCGCCGGATGCGCCATCCTGCTGCCCGACTACCGCCTGGCCCCCGAACATCCCTTTCCCGCCGGCCTGGAAGACTGCATCCAAGCTCACCGGTGGCTCACCCGCAACGCACCCGACGGACCCGCCTCCGCCCGGGCCACCTTCATCGCCGGAGACTCCGCCGGCGGCGGCCTGACCCTGGCCGTGATGCTGGCCCTTCGTGACCGCGGGCTCACACCGCCCAAAGGCGGCATCGCCATCTCGCCCTTCACCGACCTGACCCTCTCCGGCGAGTCCATCCGGTCCCAAGCCGACCGCGACCCGATCATGCACCCCGACTGCCTCCCGGATTTCGTCAAATGCTACGCCGCTGAAGCCGATCTCCGCAACCCGCTCGCCTCACCCCTCTTCGGCGACTACACCGGCGTCCCTGCCCTGCTCATCCAGGTCGGCGAGCACGAAATCATCCGCGACGACAGCGTCCGCGCCGCCGCCAGGGCCCAAGCCGACGGGGCCGCCGTCACCCTCGAGGTCTGGCCGGGCATGTTCCACGTCTTCGCCTCCCACGAACCCCTCCTGCCCGAAGGACGGGCCTCCATCGACCATATCGCCGCCTTCATGCGGTCCTGCCTGAACGCCTGA
- a CDS encoding family 78 glycoside hydrolase catalytic domain, with product MTESGTIRPIRLRCEYLRDPLGLDVVAPRLSWVLESGQRGQKQTAYRVLVASAAELLAKDDGDLWDSGRVESDRTIQVEYAGKSLVSRMRCCWKVRVWDRNGRASAWSEPACWSMGLLAPSDWQAQWIGYRDPASPPVERSEPWLRKAVIIAARARQATAYVCSIGYHELYVNGHRIGDAMFSPAVSQLDRRALYVTYDITEYMVEGRNVIGLWLGNGWFRHAQPGLSNQPPSVMAQIEWLRPDGALERIVTDQTWKAHPSPWSVTGLLAESYDATREVEGWCGAGFDDGSWRAATMVSAPPVIISAQKVQPNRVADSIHPVAISEPSPGVYEIDMGRNYVGHFELRIRAARGDRIEMEMNEVELGSGRKQGFGQHDVYIAKGVDGETFRHRFDYRAFRYVTVRGLRRPPVLDDARGFLIHADLGHTATFECSNALFNRIQRTVDWTYRCVSMGGNIVDCPHRERLGYGAEGQTTMLTAMTHSDAAAMFTHWLEVWRDIQDPVRGMLPHTAPGNRDEGSPGWGGICVTLPWQLYLRYGDRRILEQSYPSIRKWIDFLDSKSEGDLLRHYGDESLGFYADWVAPGRQIGGRWTNAVPKECDLFFNNCYFIHNIAIAGEIARVLGKEEDARRYDEEARKKRRAVHAAYYDVLREVYVNGEQAYQAISLWAGVIPDGQRAQLSNLLALLIVEGQKGHLNTGVLGTFFLLECLLQENRNDLIFQMVNQRTFPGWGWLLDQGATTIGEQWGGLASQIHSSFLSINSWFIEGIGGIRMDPDGPGYERITIRPAVVGDLTWANTSYDSIRGPIVSRWTIADGRFELEVEVPANTTATVHVPACGVEAVREGGRPAATAEGVASARLEGDRAVFEIGSGRYHFETELQGAANG from the coding sequence ATGACCGAGAGTGGGACCATTCGGCCGATCCGATTGCGGTGCGAGTACTTGAGGGACCCGCTGGGGCTCGATGTGGTCGCGCCGCGGCTGAGCTGGGTGTTGGAGTCGGGCCAGCGAGGGCAGAAGCAGACGGCGTACCGGGTTCTGGTGGCCTCGGCGGCGGAGTTGCTGGCGAAGGATGACGGGGACCTGTGGGACAGCGGCAGGGTCGAGTCCGATCGGACGATCCAGGTGGAGTATGCGGGAAAGTCGCTGGTTTCGCGGATGCGTTGCTGTTGGAAGGTGCGGGTGTGGGACCGGAACGGGCGGGCGTCGGCGTGGAGTGAACCGGCCTGCTGGTCAATGGGGCTGTTGGCACCGTCGGACTGGCAGGCACAGTGGATCGGGTATCGCGACCCGGCATCGCCTCCGGTCGAGCGTTCCGAGCCGTGGTTGCGAAAGGCGGTTATCATTGCGGCCCGGGCCCGGCAGGCGACGGCCTATGTATGTTCGATCGGGTACCACGAGTTGTACGTCAACGGCCACAGGATCGGGGACGCGATGTTCAGTCCGGCGGTGAGCCAGTTGGACCGACGAGCCCTTTACGTCACTTATGATATCACAGAGTATATGGTTGAGGGCCGCAACGTCATCGGTTTGTGGTTGGGCAACGGCTGGTTTCGCCACGCGCAGCCGGGATTGTCCAACCAACCGCCTTCCGTAATGGCGCAGATCGAGTGGCTGCGGCCCGACGGGGCATTGGAGCGGATCGTGACGGACCAGACGTGGAAGGCTCATCCAAGCCCCTGGAGTGTGACGGGTCTACTCGCTGAATCGTATGATGCGACGCGGGAGGTCGAGGGTTGGTGCGGTGCGGGGTTTGACGACGGCTCGTGGCGGGCGGCGACGATGGTTTCCGCTCCGCCGGTCATCATTTCCGCCCAGAAGGTGCAGCCCAACCGCGTGGCCGATTCAATTCATCCGGTGGCGATCAGTGAACCGTCGCCCGGCGTGTACGAAATCGACATGGGCCGAAACTACGTTGGGCATTTTGAGTTGCGTATCCGGGCGGCCCGTGGCGATCGCATCGAGATGGAGATGAACGAGGTCGAGCTGGGGTCCGGCCGCAAGCAGGGCTTCGGCCAACACGACGTGTACATCGCCAAGGGTGTCGATGGCGAGACGTTCCGTCATCGTTTCGACTACCGTGCCTTTCGATATGTGACGGTGCGCGGACTGCGACGGCCGCCCGTCCTGGACGACGCCCGCGGGTTTCTGATTCACGCCGACCTGGGCCATACGGCGACGTTCGAGTGCTCCAACGCATTGTTCAACCGGATTCAGAGAACAGTGGATTGGACATATCGCTGCGTGAGCATGGGTGGGAACATCGTGGACTGTCCGCATCGCGAACGACTCGGTTACGGGGCGGAAGGCCAAACCACCATGTTGACGGCTATGACCCATTCGGATGCGGCCGCCATGTTCACCCATTGGCTGGAGGTGTGGCGAGATATTCAGGACCCGGTCCGCGGTATGCTTCCGCATACGGCGCCAGGGAACCGTGACGAAGGCAGCCCGGGTTGGGGAGGGATCTGTGTTACCCTTCCCTGGCAACTCTACCTGCGCTATGGCGACCGGCGGATTCTGGAGCAGTCATATCCTTCGATTCGCAAATGGATTGATTTTCTCGATTCGAAATCTGAGGGCGATCTGCTTCGGCATTACGGTGACGAGAGCTTGGGCTTCTACGCCGACTGGGTTGCGCCGGGCCGGCAGATAGGCGGTCGCTGGACCAACGCCGTGCCCAAGGAATGCGATTTGTTCTTCAACAACTGCTACTTCATCCACAATATTGCGATTGCGGGCGAGATTGCTCGAGTGCTGGGCAAAGAAGAGGATGCCCGAAGGTATGACGAGGAAGCCCGAAAGAAGCGGCGTGCGGTCCATGCGGCCTATTACGATGTCCTGCGGGAGGTATACGTCAATGGCGAACAGGCTTATCAGGCCATATCGCTGTGGGCTGGCGTGATACCCGACGGGCAGCGAGCGCAACTGTCCAATCTGCTCGCCTTGTTGATCGTCGAGGGCCAGAAAGGACACCTGAACACCGGCGTGCTGGGCACGTTCTTTCTGCTTGAATGCCTGCTTCAAGAGAACCGCAATGACTTGATCTTCCAGATGGTGAATCAACGGACCTTTCCGGGTTGGGGCTGGCTGCTCGATCAAGGGGCGACCACCATCGGCGAGCAGTGGGGCGGCTTGGCTTCGCAGATTCACTCGTCATTTCTGTCGATCAACTCGTGGTTCATCGAAGGGATCGGCGGCATTCGGATGGACCCGGATGGGCCGGGCTACGAGCGGATTACCATTCGACCCGCCGTCGTGGGCGATCTGACCTGGGCCAACACAAGCTACGATTCGATTCGCGGGCCGATCGTCAGCAGGTGGACGATTGCAGATGGCCGGTTCGAGTTGGAGGTCGAGGTACCCGCCAACACGACGGCGACGGTGCACGTGCCGGCTTGTGGGGTGGAGGCGGTAAGGGAGGGCGGGCGGCCCGCTGCGACGGCGGAAGGCGTGGCGTCCGCCCGGCTGGAAGGCGACCGGGCGGTGTTTGAGATCGGGTCCGGGCGCTATCATTTTGAGACGGAATTACAGGGAGCTGCCAATGGGTGA
- a CDS encoding family 78 glycoside hydrolase catalytic domain codes for MGDGVGIRPVRLTCEYRENPVGIDVVQPRLSWVVESDERGQRQTAYRVLVASTAELLATDRSDLWDSGRVASSETIQIAYGGGGLEPGRTCWWKVRVWDGGGRASLWSEPASWTMGLFLDGLAEGARWIGAVPDRAAMADNPDRLECPPESWRQWKAGLAESGEQPEPLPLLRREFDVFKTVKRATVAVCGLGHYELRLNGRKVGEDVLDPGWTDYRKTCLYSSYDVTGLIGSGRNCLGVMLGNGMFHERGWRYFKFVGSFGSPQMILRLKVDFTDGTSQVVASDEAWRVVRGPIVFSSIFGGEDYDGRLERPGWDRVGYDDSGWEKVTVVEGPGGRLRAASAPAIRVIETFSPVAVTEAVPGVFVYDLGQNFSGWPKISVRGPSGATVRIVPSEVLDRDGLVDSRGWGCAPGEKRHLTYFTYTLKGEGIETWHPQFSYYGFRYLQVEGAVPEGKPGGDLPVVVSIEGQFTRSSSDRVGSFVCSNDLMNTIHRLVDWALGSNLQSIITDCPQREKLGWLEIAHLTAPSTMYSYDAAALYAKVAHDTIDAQQPNGMVPTTAPEYSVFSTEFRDTPEWGSAAVVIPWLLYRWYGDRRVLTECYPAMKRYVDYLTSRARDYIVSYGLGDWSDFPNVEEHMGWAQLTPLSVTGTCIYFHDVSILAQAAELLGKPQEARAYAALAEDIRRAFNRALFNPETNLYACGTKVVPHEVRHDYNRALFDPATDRYVGGSQTSQAMPLALGMVDSDRAEAVLANLVAMVEGQRYVTSGDVGHRFLLRALADGGRSDLVFRLHSRTTGFGYGFQIAQGCTALAEAWDGRHCASMNHGMLGHIQEWFHGDVLGIGAAADAVAFDRIVLRPQVVGDLTWARGHYDSIRGRIAVDWRVDGGWLTLAVTIPANTTAAVCVPTTDAAGVREGGIPADQAEGVTPIGGARYEIASGRYVFTAPWR; via the coding sequence ATGGGTGATGGTGTGGGAATCCGACCGGTGCGACTGACGTGCGAGTACCGCGAAAATCCTGTGGGGATCGACGTGGTCCAGCCGCGGTTGAGTTGGGTGGTGGAGTCGGACGAGCGCGGGCAGCGTCAGACGGCGTACCGGGTGTTGGTGGCTTCCACTGCCGAGTTGCTGGCCACTGATCGGAGTGATCTGTGGGATTCGGGGCGGGTTGCCTCGAGCGAGACGATCCAGATCGCGTACGGTGGCGGCGGGCTTGAGCCGGGTCGGACGTGCTGGTGGAAGGTTCGCGTGTGGGACGGTGGTGGACGGGCATCTTTGTGGAGCGAACCCGCGTCGTGGACGATGGGGCTTTTTCTCGATGGATTGGCGGAGGGCGCCCGGTGGATCGGAGCGGTTCCGGATCGGGCGGCGATGGCGGACAATCCCGATCGGCTGGAATGTCCGCCGGAGTCGTGGCGGCAGTGGAAGGCGGGGCTGGCGGAGTCGGGCGAGCAGCCCGAGCCGCTTCCGCTGTTGCGGCGGGAGTTTGACGTTTTCAAGACCGTCAAGCGGGCCACGGTTGCGGTCTGCGGTCTGGGGCACTATGAGTTGCGGCTGAACGGGCGGAAGGTTGGCGAGGACGTTCTGGACCCCGGATGGACCGACTATCGAAAGACGTGTCTGTATTCCAGCTATGACGTTACGGGGCTGATCGGCAGCGGTCGGAACTGTCTGGGCGTGATGCTGGGCAATGGGATGTTCCATGAGCGGGGTTGGCGGTATTTCAAGTTTGTGGGTTCATTCGGATCGCCGCAGATGATCCTGAGACTGAAGGTCGATTTCACTGACGGAACGAGTCAGGTCGTTGCCAGCGATGAGGCGTGGCGCGTGGTTCGCGGTCCGATCGTGTTTTCGAGTATTTTTGGCGGTGAGGACTACGACGGTCGGTTGGAGCGGCCGGGATGGGACAGAGTCGGGTACGATGATTCCGGCTGGGAGAAGGTGACGGTGGTCGAGGGTCCGGGCGGGCGGCTCAGGGCCGCGTCGGCCCCGGCGATCCGGGTGATCGAGACGTTTTCGCCGGTGGCGGTGACCGAGGCGGTTCCCGGCGTGTTTGTGTACGATTTGGGACAGAACTTTTCGGGTTGGCCTAAGATCTCGGTTCGTGGCCCGTCCGGGGCGACGGTTCGCATCGTGCCGTCGGAGGTGCTCGATCGTGACGGGTTGGTCGATTCAAGAGGGTGGGGTTGTGCTCCGGGCGAAAAGCGGCATCTGACGTACTTCACCTATACGCTCAAGGGCGAGGGCATCGAGACGTGGCATCCGCAGTTCAGCTACTACGGGTTTCGTTACCTTCAGGTTGAGGGCGCGGTTCCGGAAGGCAAGCCCGGCGGGGATCTGCCGGTGGTGGTGAGTATCGAGGGGCAGTTCACCCGGAGTTCTTCGGATCGTGTGGGGAGTTTTGTCTGCTCCAATGATCTGATGAATACAATCCACCGGCTGGTGGACTGGGCGCTGGGGAGCAACCTGCAGAGCATCATTACCGACTGTCCTCAGCGGGAGAAGCTCGGGTGGCTGGAGATCGCCCACCTGACGGCGCCGTCGACGATGTACAGCTACGATGCGGCTGCGCTTTACGCCAAGGTCGCCCATGATACGATCGACGCTCAACAGCCCAACGGCATGGTTCCGACGACCGCACCGGAGTACTCGGTGTTTTCCACGGAGTTCCGCGACACGCCGGAGTGGGGCAGCGCGGCGGTGGTCATTCCGTGGCTGTTGTATCGATGGTACGGCGACAGGCGGGTTCTCACCGAATGCTATCCGGCGATGAAGCGGTACGTCGATTACCTGACGAGCCGGGCTCGCGATTATATTGTTTCGTACGGGTTAGGCGATTGGAGCGATTTTCCCAACGTCGAGGAGCACATGGGTTGGGCCCAGTTGACTCCGCTGTCGGTGACCGGCACATGCATCTACTTCCATGACGTGTCTATACTTGCCCAGGCAGCGGAGCTTCTGGGCAAACCGCAGGAGGCGCGAGCGTATGCGGCTTTGGCTGAGGACATACGCCGGGCGTTCAATCGGGCTCTGTTCAATCCGGAGACGAACCTGTACGCGTGCGGCACGAAGGTTGTGCCGCATGAGGTCCGGCATGACTACAATCGGGCATTGTTCGATCCGGCAACGGATCGGTATGTCGGCGGCAGCCAGACGTCGCAGGCCATGCCGTTGGCGCTGGGGATGGTCGATTCGGATCGTGCGGAGGCGGTGCTGGCGAATCTCGTGGCGATGGTGGAGGGGCAGCGGTACGTGACGTCGGGCGACGTGGGTCACCGTTTTCTGCTTCGCGCCCTTGCGGACGGTGGGCGGAGCGATCTGGTTTTTCGGCTGCACAGCCGGACGACCGGGTTTGGGTATGGGTTTCAGATTGCGCAGGGATGTACGGCGTTGGCGGAGGCGTGGGACGGCCGGCATTGCGCCTCGATGAATCACGGCATGCTGGGGCATATTCAGGAGTGGTTTCATGGGGATGTGCTGGGGATCGGAGCCGCGGCGGATGCGGTGGCGTTCGATCGGATCGTTCTGCGGCCGCAGGTCGTGGGGGATTTGACCTGGGCGCGGGGTCACTACGATTCGATTCGGGGCAGGATTGCCGTCGATTGGCGGGTCGACGGCGGCTGGTTGACGCTGGCGGTTACGATTCCCGCCAATACGACAGCGGCAGTCTGTGTGCCGACTACGGATGCGGCTGGGGTGCGGGAGGGCGGGATACCCGCGGATCAAGCCGAGGGCGTCACGCCGATCGGTGGGGCGAGGTACGAAATCGCGTCCGGCCGCTACGTGTTCACTGCTCCGTGGCGATGA